The Miscanthus floridulus cultivar M001 unplaced genomic scaffold, ASM1932011v1 fs_613_1_2, whole genome shotgun sequence nucleotide sequence agttgttggagagagcTTTTTTTTCAATCCTACCAAAAAATCAAGACTGGGAGTGAGTTTTGAGAACTACTCCATCCGTCCaagaaaaaatacaattctagcacaTTGTCATAGTTTTGTATCTTAAgttcgatcaattatagataaaaaaattatcaatatttatgatatcaaataaatatcattagattaattacggaatgtatttttataataaattattttggagcCGTAAATGTGAATAGTATTCGCTAGAAATTTGGTGAAACATGAACTACTTTTGCTGGCACGCAACacgtagttgcattcttttctggaCGGAGGTAGTATTAGAGATGCTCTAAGGAATCATTTTTATCCTTCTTTTTAGAAAAGTAACTAGGAGCTATGGTAGGGTTTTAAAAAACGGTTTGGCTTCGGTTTCTTAGGAAGCAAATGAGGTGCCAAAAAACAGCTTCACTACTGAAGCTACTAAGGACCCGTAGTCCTCTTTGAACTAGGAGCTAGATCTGGAGCTAAAACTTTTAGCTTCATTCTACCAGCTTCTTCTCTTAAAAAATATTGTACAAATGTGTTTTACCAAATATTTTTTAGAAATATTTTAGCTTGATTAGACAAACTACTCTAGGATCTAGAGTCATTTTAGGAGGAATGGGACTCCCTTAATTACAAAAAAACAGATTTTTTAGAATCTTTAACTTCTAAACCCGTTCGGTTTATCTTTTTATTTGATTTTGAAAGCAATTTTAACTCACGTAGCACCACATCAACCGTCTTACGTAGCACCACGTCCGCCACGAGAAAGTTAAATTGAGCTTTGAGGACAATAAAGGAAGATCAACTaagctttaaaaaaaattaaatatttttattttcacaaaaattatccaaatatttttcctagaaaaaacatgcatttaaaaatactaaaatctgATTTAACTTTTGAAAATTCATAGATAATTTGTTTTAACTCAGAAAATTATAAAACCAGTTTTATATATttcttctaaaatcatgctctatttgTTTCTTTCTTAGAATTATTTTAATTGTATATGTTCTTCTAAAATCTAAAACTAGGCCAAACAAAGTTCTGGCTTATTATTGGTTCCTGCTCCTCCGGGGACGGCGGAACGGTTTAAAGCCATTCGAAATGGGGCCTCGGTGCTTCGGAGTATAAAAGAAAACGCACGGGTCCATCCGAGTATCCGACCATCCGTATAATCATATATACGAgtaatattactcatttgttttctTGGAAGGGAGACAGACAGACAGTATATTGTACTGTCTGTAGCTGTAGGCCATTCGCGATCGCCTGCACGCTGCCGGCCTGCAGCTGTTGGCCAGGATGGTAGGAGCAAGGTGACTGTGTGCTTGCATCGGAATGAGAGCACGACGACGACCGTACACGCTACACATGCACTTGCCGGCCATACGTTATTCCCCAGAAACTTTACGCTATGTCACCGGATGTTTGGCACATgcataaaatattaaataaactaaaaaataactaattacatagattgcaGATATtttgtgagacgaattttttgagcctaattagtccatgattagacaatgttgtgctacagtaaatatatgctaatgacagattaattagtcttaataaattcgtctcacagtTTACGAACGAGttctgtaattagtttttttattcccTTCCGACATTCCGTAAAACATCCAATAACATCTTAAAACTTTACACCCCTGGAAATAAAAAGGCCATAGTTGAGTACTTAAGTACCAGTGCAACGCCTGCAGGCGGCAGCTGGATCGATCACACTGACCGAGTCAAATCTCTTCACCTTGACCAGCTACAAGTTCTGTTCTGTCCTCTCCTATATATGCGTTGGAAACCCCCATGTCAATGCATGCTTCTTCATCTCTACATCGTCGACTAACCTCCGATCCCACCGTCGTCGTCATGGCTTCTCTCAACCTGGTGATCGCTGCTGCGGCGCTCGTTGTCGTCGCGGCCTCcacggcagcagcggcggcgagcTGGGCACCACCGTCGTCGGGGCGTCCGCTGTTCCGGGAGTACATCGGCGCGATGGGCAACAACGTGATGTTCGCGGACGTGCCGGTGCACCCGGGCGTGGACTTCGACTTCATCCTCTCCTTCGCCATCGACTACGCCGCCGGTGACGCCGCCAACGCCTCCGCGGCGCCCCCCGTGCCCACCGACGGCCGCTTCGCCGTCTTCTGGGACGACGCGCACCTCACCCCGGCCGCCGTGTCCGCCCTCAAGTGCTCCTCCTCCCCCAACACCCGCGTCGCGCTCAGCCTCGGCGGCGACACCGTGTTCGGCTACAACGCGACGTTCCGCGCGTCCTCGGTCGACGCCTGGGTGGACAACGCCGTCGCCTCCCTCACGGCCATCCTCACCCGCTACGGCCTCGACGGCGTCGACATCGACTACGAGCACTTCGGGGAGCGCGAGACGCCGGAGGTCTTCGCGGAGTGCGTCGGCCGCCTCGTGCGCGCGCTCAAGTCCGCCGGCGTCATCTCCGTCGCGTCCATCGCGCCCTTCGCCAACCCGGACGTGCAGGCGCACTACGGCGAGCTGTGGCGCCGCTACGGCCGCGActtcgactacgtcaacttccagTTCTACGCGTACCCGTCCAACACCACGGTGCCGGAGTTCCTGGGCTACTACTACGAGCAGATCGGCCGgtactccggcggcggcggcgggggaaaAGTGCTCGTCAGCTTCGGGACCGACCCGGCCAGCAACGGGCTGCGGCCCGGGAAGGGGTTCTTCAGGGCGTGCCGGGAGCTGCGCCGCCAGGGGAGGCTGCACGGCATCTTTGTCTGGGCAGCGGACAACTCCGTCGCCGACGGGTTCCGCTACGAGCGCCTAGCGCAGAGGTTCCTCGCCGGCGCCGCACCGGGTTTCCCGTGACGAATGCATGCGTTGAGCTGTTTCTGAGTGGTAGAGTCCCCGTGTTTCTATTCCATATTTCCATTCCACGTGTATGTTTCGTCGTGTTTTGTCGCGTCCATAtgatttttattggtcatttgaTTGATTATTTGTGTGCATCCAAATTTCAAACAAACAAAGAGATGCACTCCGAGGACCCAATTTCAGAAACGATCTTGACCCGCAAACAAACAATACACGACACCGATGGACTCATCTTTGGGCGTTGGGGCATGGACGCCATCGATGGTTTCCACCCTGGTGGGATGTTGTGTTTTAACATGCACCTTTACTATTCCCTCTATCCCAAATTATAAATCACTCTAACTTTTTCAGAGAGTCAaaatatctcaagtttgaccaaagttatataataaaataataatatttatgatataataaataagtatcattagattctttgaTAATTATAAtttcatagtatatctatttgatgttataaattctctataattttggttaaaCTTATAATGTTTTGACTCTCTAAAAAAAAtttgaatgacttataatttggaacggagggagtagaagaTATTCCACACGTTGCTGCAGGGATTGCGAAGAATTTGGAATTAAGGATTAGCTTTATAAGCGATATAGATTACATCTAGATGATAGTGGAGCACCAACTAATAATGAACAAAAAGAAATACTAATATATGAATGTTTATGAAAGTGGTAAACAAGAGAAGGCCAGGTTATGAATGAAATATGAATGTTTACTAAAGTGGTAAACAAGAGCAGGTCAGGTTATGAAAGAAAGGTTACGGAAGAATACAGATACAACACACATAAACTACTTAGACAGCGAGCATAGTGTCCAAGAAAGATGCAGCAAGGCAAATTATGTTCCTAATAAGCAGCAAACAAAGAAAGCACCACAAAAGCCACACCTTAATTAATTTCTTCGCATGCCGCAACACATTGAAGTTGATAGAACCAGAACTGGATAACTTCAAAAAACATCTGCATAAAAAAGCAAAGGAACAAGCAGCAGAGCACACCACAACAGAGGAGGGGACAAGAACGTCCAGGCGTCTAGGAGTCCATGGCTGCTCCTTTTCCTTGGTGGACTAGAGTTTTTGGGCTAATTCTTTCTTAGTATTGGGCTGACTGAAGGCACCACAATGGGCTGAATGGGGGCAGTAATGGTCAAAACATGGGCTATATCACTGATTTCTGAAAGTTGAGTGGCGACCTGGGCCTTCACTGGGCCCTCTTTGGTCTGCACTTGATCGTTTGTTCTCCCTTCTATCTCCAACTGCATCAATATTATTTAGGACTAGTCTTTATGTTCCTTCTCATCTCCTTTGTTTTTATTATTGTCGTGATATTTTTCTAGCCTAAGAATTAGATTGATCAACTGAAGGTTAAAGACCTTGCTAATCATATCTTGTTCCTTTTTTCTTTATAATATTTTTCTCATTTTTTTTAGGTTTTATGTATATAGTAAAATAAActtttatttggatcttatctATGCTATTGTCGCACATGTATTTCATCATGTATGATTGTTGTcgatttaaatacacttttatatctatatgcttttattgtATATCTAAAATAAAATTATGTTTAATAATtcacaaaaaaataaaataaaattatgtTTGGTGGGGTGATGTCGCCGGAGTTTAAGTCCAGCGCACGTCGGGCCAATCCCCGTCGGTGCATGCATTGGTTTCACGGTCGGTGCTCCTGACTTGTTTACTTCGATCAATTCCACCACCGACGTGCTGAAAAACTAGTTTATTTGCTTTGGGGTAGAGCAAGGACCacgagagttttttttttttgaaactaggTGTAATTTCATTACTCGGCTTACAAATCGTTAGCAACAATTACACGAACGTCTTCAGGAATGGAGCTGGACACTTGTTCCTCTCCCTGAATACACATACGACCCAGAACAGCCAGCTCATGTGCGGCTCTATTACATTCTCGACCTTTAAACACACACTCGAAATTAATGAAACAACCAGACACTAATGCTTTGATTTCAGCAATCAGCACTATTACTACACTCGATCGAGATCGAATTCTGACTTCTGAGATCGCGCACACATGCAATGCAAGTTGCAACCATGCACACTCGCTAGCTAGTTGCTGCTGCGCTTATATGTACAGCTACCAGCCTACCAtgcaagctctctctctctcactcactcactcatagAAACACGCACATCTTCTTCCCCAGCTCCGTCCGTCTAAACACAGATACATGACGATCATGGCTTCAGCTGGTGGTGCCCTTGCCCGTGCTTGGAAGGTAGCCGTCGTCCTGCTCGTCCTCACCGTTCGTGGTGGCGTCGGCCGGGGTGAACGGAAAAGAAGGATCATGTCTCTCTCGTAGCCTGCGATGTCACTCGGACTGCAGGTCCCAAGTGTCAGGTTCCACCTCGTGCGACTACGCATGCAAGCAGCCCACAGCAGGCTCGACAGTTTCTGCGGATGACTGTACCCGTTGCAAGCCCTCGGCCGTTACCAATTGCGCGTCAGTCCGCTACAGCAAGAACTGCTCCAACTGCCGCTAAATCAGT carries:
- the LOC136532417 gene encoding chitinase 2-like; translation: MASLNLVIAAAALVVVAASTAAAAASWAPPSSGRPLFREYIGAMGNNVMFADVPVHPGVDFDFILSFAIDYAAGDAANASAAPPVPTDGRFAVFWDDAHLTPAAVSALKCSSSPNTRVALSLGGDTVFGYNATFRASSVDAWVDNAVASLTAILTRYGLDGVDIDYEHFGERETPEVFAECVGRLVRALKSAGVISVASIAPFANPDVQAHYGELWRRYGRDFDYVNFQFYAYPSNTTVPEFLGYYYEQIGRYSGGGGGGKVLVSFGTDPASNGLRPGKGFFRACRELRRQGRLHGIFVWAADNSVADGFRYERLAQRFLAGAAPGFP